In Anopheles bellator chromosome 2, idAnoBellAS_SP24_06.2, whole genome shotgun sequence, the genomic stretch taggaaacaaattacaacggCATTATGTTCTAGGGAGGCATTATTTACATGAATCCTACAAGTTGGTGACCTTATCTGGTCATGGTGACTCGAAAGAGGGCCAgaacttgatgaaagcaaaaacattcatgaatgaagaagtcttattggtgaagatttctccGCACCACAGAATATTATGGCAATCCATAAGCGTGAAGTAGTCATGCCGTATCGTGGATGATAATATCAAGGATTTAGGTTattaaaatccttttccaGACGAGCCAACCACTGATAACATGGATACTAAGGTTATTTTCGCCGAAGAGAAATTTAGcttgttttaaatatgtttggcTAAAATTTTTCTCTTGTATCAATCTATCAATCTCTTGTAtcaatcaattcaatcaattctcTTGTATCAATGTATCAATCAATGCTCTTGTATCAATCATCCCTAAATACACCAAAACTATTATTTGCACatcttatttaatgtttttgatttatttttgattgactaaaacaaatttttcatcctcgtatcTCCTAGAAATCTCttgtgttcttgaactaaaGTTAATTTCGCCATCCTTTGTATATCccactagcagacccggcgaactttgttccgccccagaGGCAATAAGTAAGCAGATTTTAGATTTTATCgagttaatttttttattgggaTTAGGCtaaattatcaaaaaaaaCTTATATTTTAACGATTCATAAATAGGCTTTTTCAGActttttaacgttttttttcttcagttaagcGCTTTGTGATACACtactttctttgttttattatccGGCGCAAGAACAACCAACGCAGATGGTCTTCCGACCCgtgaacatgccacatataattgcaaaacattgattttccaaattcagaccacaaactttcaaggattggTCTTGTGATTTGTTAATGGTCACAGCGAATGCAAGATGGGTCGGAAGAAGTCTTTACAAGTAAAACGGCATATAGGCTTCGAATTTTCCTTTGAGTATCGTCACGTAAATCAcattgttcataaattttattaacaCCAAACGCTATCATAGCACAGTTTTGGCTGCTTTATGTTTCGAAGCACGATTACTACGGAACGTAAATCGTGAAAATACTTTGTTGATAAGTTCGTCTTTCGATGACACAAAGTTACAAACGTGGTATGATCAAAAAATTTTGCGAtatttgaatttccacgggCTGCGTATATCCAATTTTTGATTTACCTGAAATTAActtacctcttcgatttctatttctcgggcaaaaaatgtaaaaaaaaacacgaatgtaaacacgtttgacatatcggtataaacttttttatattttaggcctgccacacgaagcgtgcccggtccagacgctacaATAATCGCTGcgataatcgttgctcagacacatcgtagcgatgcatcgtagcgtCTGAACCGGGCTTTATGCTTCGTTTGGCACTAGCGTAATCGTTTGCTCAGACTGTAGAATaacctgttggctgctaggCATCCCAGCGCGAATCTCCTcagttatttttaatattaaactTGGAACTTTATCTATCTATATGTATataaatggttgtttgtctgtctgtctgtaccgcttttCCTCCCAAACTACTGACCCAATcggcttgaaattttgcacagagtagttttgtgaccccggattgtgaataggaaagtttgaccctcccacacctccgggaagggggggctcccatacaaacgtaacgtaacgtcacccatacgtaacgtctcatacgtaacgtcccattccaacgttttcgaacaaatcgaaccaaattcgataggcgggggttttaggggtagggaaatgttctggtgaatgtttgaaacccctcccctctttacaaaggtgggctcccatacaaaatctaagctcatttcaggtAAACTCCGAtagttttcaatcaatttgagccaaattcagctggtgcgaatTTTGACATATATCCCACGGGAAGCCGATCATctacgtcaccgggaatcgcgaggaaaaaggatgaaaaggatgagtaaccagggggccacagtatgagaaacttggaaaaaatgtatggcaggccaagaaactatgaatcttttgctagagttccgtgagttactttgagttgcttttgagcgccttatgtttacgggatattttctcgtttcgggggtatttttttcaatttgacagtttacggcaaatttcggcaattttttattgctttccaaaaatatggctagtttttcgacagcggatcaaattttgacaaaaatggccatagaaggagaaggaaaggaaactgaaaaatcaaggcataaacaaacgaactgtcatttcactcactggagctcacggaatttttcgtgcaaaagcttctagtgtggacgctagcatatcaaaaaacctgcagagaaaactcatactgtggtcgaggcgtaacgggaaatgaaaagggaagccgatcgtccgaaacaaaggaataacgggaggcgggagGGGAAGCCGATTCATCTAGAAGTCCGATCttctgaaacgccggatagtcgtgaaatgaaaacgaaatgaggtgtggcgaagctcgccgggacctgctagttagacataaatgcttgattacataggagtacagagatattccacttTGGGGTTGCCTTACGATCAAGCCTTACTAGTACTCAAAAGCTCAAAGCGCTCGATCAGTGGCGGTCATATGATCTTACACTGCAGTAAGAAAAATTCTTCTTAACAGCAAAGGAGTTGTTTCCCGGATGTGGactttttgtgaaaattgtactttgttgaacaatttaaaaattctaaattttaaaaaataaggAATGCATTGGAAGTTTGGAATAATGCCTTGGAGCCGTTGGAGCGTGAATATTTCAGACTAGTTTCAACAAGAAAAGGCTCAGTCTCACACAACTTTTTTAAACGAAGAAATGGTAGGAAACCGCAGCAACATTATTTGTCCTTAATTTTGGATGTTTGTTACACTTTTCCGTCATCTGGTTCAATAAATTactatttcaaacaaacaagttaTGATTACTTTTCTTTGCAACGATTGCCCTGCCAAACCTTGTAGTATAGTCAATTTGGCAAATTATGATATAATACTTATTATTTActtcattatttcattatttttcttaCAGTTATTTCAATTCAAGTAAGCTgttgaattaataaaatagCAAACGTGAACATCCATTGTTCtttttggtgtccttttgggaaacaaatttaACAGTAGATTATCCGGAGACCGCTTAATCAGACAACACTACCTCGTAACTGATTATCTAATGGACATTAAGGGCTCTACTATGAAAATGCCAACCGTTGGAttgattttatatttcggTAAGTGTTAGGTGTAAATTATGGTTGCATTAACGCATTGCACATGCGTTTACCTTGTGATCTCATCATAACACATACTATTGTAATGTTAAATAGCTCTGCCATTTTGCAgtcaattttgacaaatgtACCAAATTTATTTagggtatagaatgccgtttattgacAATTCACtcagaatacaatatcgatcaaatgattGCCTCCATcagacacacaaaaacgaCCCTTTTTGGGTATTTTTCACGGGCGTAATAacagcaatttccgctgtgataTTAGCTTTTAGTTCTTCAGAAGTCTTCGGTTTGCTTAATCttcaaatgaattatttttttcaatgtaGAGCACTACAATTTCAGTCATCTGTTTTACCGTAAATTGATCCATGAGTAAAACGGCATAGATTTACGTTTCAGAATCTGACTGATTTATCAAAATcggctggaaaatggtggagttacttaacatttaaatagtatgTGTCACGAATAATCGAATCCCAGGACCAGTTGTCACACAGCTGGTCATAGGTTCGATTCCCCGGCAGgggagttggcgcggggccaacaaTCCCGCCCGTAAAACACACCAtcacagaaaacaacaaacattaaaattctTGTATCGTTTTATAATATActattttttcttcatttttatttactagTTTTGGTATCTTCCCTACCATACTTTGTTAAATGTTCGGATCAGAAAGCTCCTGGACGAATCCTTCCGAGCCTAACGCTTTTACCACCGCGGGCCATCCAAAGCAGCGAAACAAATTCACCTATTAATATATTTGACACAGCAAACATAGAATCAAATAGCTACAAAGGTTTAGTTGGACGCCCTGGTATTGACTTTCCAGTTTTAACACACATCCCTCGTACAGTATTTCAATGCGAAAACCATGGTAATGGATACTTCGCCGATCTTGAAACACGTTGCCAGGTGTGTATATTGTGTGCCACGAATAGGCTAACGTTGACGATTCATTCAAAGTGCATGCCACATAACtttataacaaatattttgattcATTTGATTATTAAAGGTATTTCACATATGCGATGACGGAAAGAAAATCTCATTCCTTTGCCCGAATGGAACAATATTTCGCCAGTTGGATCTGATTTGTGACTGGTGGTTCAAAGTGGACTGCGCCTCAACACCAAATCATTATGCAGAGAGCACAGAGATGCTGGTACAAGCAACACGAGCCCGACTTCAAAGCAAGCATCCCATTGCCCAGCCTATCAATCCGAATGATCAACGTCTGCAAATCGATCTGCAATATAAACGACTGCTATTGGACAACATGTCTTCACAACACTCGCATCAACTATCAGCCGAGATACCaatcgaaaatgaaatgaaattgaatcggCGGATGGATGCAGTACATTTGGAGGAACCTGCAATAGGAAACTTTAGTGGAATTGTCAATCGTTTTCGTAGCCGAAAAGGCAGAACAAAGAAGCTATTTACATCCGGTACCAGCGACTTACCAGATAGGTCACAAAGTGCATCATTTGCATCGATCGCTCAAAAGATGTTCGACACGTATTACGACAATGATCAAAAGCTTGTGAAGATCAGTGGAAGATTCGACGAAAGACCCGATTCGGAttcaaacaacacaacggaagaaaaaaaatctaaagAAGCTGCTAAAACcagcaacaataataacgCTCTCGACTATATACCGTATACAACGGCGCGTAAACTGAATTTGAATGGCAAATTTACGCAATTTTATTCTCCAACTGTACCCACGTTCCTCACCAGAACTGCGGTGACCACTAACAATGGCAATGATAGCAGAAAATCaacatcaaaaacaaaaaatgctgaAACTGTGGACAAACAAAGTTATCGACAACGTTCCATAGATACGCAAGAATCAGTTATGGATCACGCAATGGAAATTATGAAGACCAttgaaagtttaaaaatagaaGATATAATCAAAAATGGAGATGCTAAAGTCTTCGCTAAGACGTTTAACGATCAAAATCCTAAGACTAATAATTCTAGACAAACTTCTGGGCCATCAGAAGTTCGATCTgaacattatttattgcatACACCAGCAATAAACAGCAAGCTTAAGCAGGACTCAGTAGAGTTTTCTTTATTGAACGCGGAGCGTCACAAGCGACCAGCTCAACGAAAATTAGATATCGATGTCGGCAACAGACCATTGCTCACTCGAAATACACTGAATGCGTATGATCGTCTTTTCTATTCTAAACAAATCGAGAAGCACACTCTAAACAATAACACAGGAAATGATCTGACCTACATAGATTCAACATTAGATCATGATTTAGAAGGACAAGCCAGTCGGTATCCCGTGCTGGGCATGACAAACTCCTCACAGATACGTGAGTTGGCGCAGATTTTTACACATGCACTATCTGCATACTTGCAAGATCCGATCGCTTTTCGACAAATCTTGACAGAAATTCGGCCGAAAGCTCCGACAGTTTTTACAATAGTCGACAAAAGCGACACATTTGGTGAAGTAATAGATACTACAACTAGTTCCCCAAACATTGCTACAGTCTTTTATGCGCCATTGAAAGTAGAAGAAAATTTGGAATCGTCTGACCTCTCAGACACAATAACTCCATTAGCGACAACAGCTTCTTCCTACTCCACTCTTCCTACTGATTTGACAACAACTCAATTTCGAGTCGGTTCACAACAAAGGACTTACAACTCCGACGCAATAAAAGAAGGTAAAAGTTTATCGATTCAGCTTATCACAAGCCGACGGAATGAATTAGCAGATGAAGTGAACGGTGAGTTAGGTACGCAATCTTCTACTAATTATTTTGAACACGGCAGTACTTACGATAAGTTACGGAAAACCCCACATAAGCTCGACTCTTTGTATACTACAGCGCCATTGAACGAAGGGTCATATAACGTATATTCTGATATGTACACTTCCAAGAATTACCCCGATTTATCCACTACTACTCAAGTACAATCGTCCACAAGTGAAACGACTGAGACCGTCACAACATTCAAATCACTTCTAAGGCCTCCCTTGAAAATTTTAACGCAAGCTCTAGTTTTACAAACaccaaaatcaacaaccatactggaagacgacgaggaACTGCAGAGAGCTCAAAGTGGTTCTATCCTTGGATCATCACAACGCAAAAAAATATATGATCGGCATGATAGCAGTAAATATACAATTATAAATTTAGAAAACTTTAAACATGCATATGCTAATGCTGCGGACACAACAACTATCAGCACATCACCTTCTACGGTTGGAGTTAATAGCTTTCAAACAGTTAATGAAACAACTGTTCCACAAAATCACTCTCGTTCTACAACGTCGTACACAGTAATCTTCGATCCACTTACTATCAACGATGAGTTGATGGAACTTCACAATCCAAATCCTACTATTGCCAATCTTCCTGCTTCGCACCAAATTAATCAGTATATATTGAACGATTCTTATAAGAGCAAATCTTCGTTGGTATCGGTCACTGGAACACAAACCCACCAACAAACTACAGCTTCACCCTCCTGGTCTGGAACAACTTACACTGACTTTGCAGAACCGGACCTTGCCGGgatgcaaaaaaaagcgaacgaaatgtTTGGTGATCTGAGTGACGCACAAGCGAATAAGTTGATGAGTGTAATGAAAATGGCGGATACCGATACATCAATgagaaaactaattttattgTTGATACGTACATGCGGCGACGATCCATCGGCTTCAAATGATGAATCCCGCAAGGCTCTTCTTGATGCACTTATTAACGTAGAAGGTGTAAACACAAATTCGGATCCTCTGTCTTATCGCAATGAATTTATACTTACCCGTGATGCAGAACATCGACAAGGACGATTGCTCGCGGATGTAATATCAAATGGTAATGCAAATGGAATGAATATAACTGGCACAACGGAAAACTATGCTGCATCTAATGACGTCCAATTAGAAAATAACACAGCCCACGAAAGTAGCGAAGTGTATGCTGATGAAGAGGAATTCTTCaaatcacaacaacaaacatcaatTTACACAACGGCGGCTACAACAATCATGCAATATGCTTCTTACGATGCAGAAACTAGCTACTTACCAATGGATAGCACGCGGGAAGGTTTGCCAAACAAAAGTGATGTTAAAGAAAGAACACAAATTACAACTCAACTACCACCTGACTTTCAAACAACAGCTGAACATACCACGACCGAGCCTACAACCGAATCTACAATAGCCTATGGAACGACAGGATTAGTACACGAAAATGTATTCCCAACAACGCGCATCGGGGACGTATCTATTTCATCAGTAGAATCTTTTGAATCAAATCGATCGGATGTAGAAAAGGATCAACATATATCTACTTTCCACCGTCACCCGAAAGATCTAAATGATTCTTTTGGAGACCCCTCAAATAATCCGAGGGTCAATCAATTTAGCTCGTCGCACCGTTCTGATACGCGCGCTCTAGAACTACTAAAGTCACTTTACTCGTTAGCCGCTCGTTGGGGTTGATGTATATGtttttcgataattttccGTAATTTTCCGtagattttttatttaaaacaattaacgCCATCATTCTATTCAGAAAATATCagcattaaaaaataacaGTAATCGAGCCAGAGAGTTTGccgattattcaaaatgaGAACAATGCGTATTTAAATACGACAGAGAGattgttaaaaaatgaaaatgttgcctTTATGGTTTTGTAGTTTTACAGACACAGCTTCAAAGTCTCTacaataacacaacaacaactgcagACACAGCTTTGAAAGACGACGGTGAAAGATGACTATAATGTATATGAAaggaaatattcaaaaaacaaacaaatgcatgTGAGATATGATGAAACTGAACGATTTTATTATCCCCATGAATAATTCGCAAATAATTTTTTCATCGGTGAGCATTGtaaagcgaaaacgaaagcgaagttttcaaaagaaaacgaagacaACCGTTCGCCTTAAAAACTCTCCATTGCCCCTATTTACCAATTTTCCCCATCAATGAAAACCTTTCTAGCacggaaaatgatgaaaaaaacatattttgttaAGAATCACtgaaaattgatgaaatataaatatttaattgatGGGTTTATTAACCACGCCATATTTATCAAACATTGTAGAAACAACGTGCAAACTTAGTTCatagaaaatataaaatatttttatatgaGTAATCTATGAAAACCTCTACGAAGCGATCAATTCCAGACTATGAAGTGAAGGGGGTTCTCAGAGTAATGTTTGTTATAATATGTATATTGCAAATGAAGAAAGGCCTCATTCTTAAATTATTCTTACCAATACCATGCTTTtgacatcaacaacaatatttttaataaattaatttcttttgtaATATCTTGTCtctttcgtgtttttctttgcttaTATTACTAACTAAACAAACTGTTTATTCTTTTAGCGACTTCCAATGGATTATATTACCCAGTATTATCCCATGGTAGGTTGAAGAAAGTCGTCAGTGATAAAGCTGGTAGTAGCACTTACGTTTCTTAGCCTTGAACTGGTCAACCAAAGCAGATACCGCAACGACAAGATGGCAATTCGCTAGCGTGTTTCAGAATTTCGCCCTTAAAGATACCGTTTCCTCACATTTGTGGTACCATGTGAGTTTGGGTTGTCATGATGTTGGATGATTTTTTGTGCCTAGTAATGTgttggtgttcaataagttttgcaaTTCAATATCAGATCAATTCAGCTTTAATCctattttttttgctatgttggcACATACTTCATataaacgtaaaaaaaaataacgtaaCGTAACCTTAGAAAATAACCAtagttcaagaacacaaaagattttgggaaatacgaggatgaaaatTTTCTTAAGTCaatcaaatatcaatcaaaaacattaaataagatgtgttaattataattttactGTATTTAGGGATGATTGAAGAGACAAATTTTGGTCAAACATATTTGGAACAAGCCAAATTTATCTTCGGCGAAAATAACCTTAGTATCCGCAATGCATACCATTCCGCCCAGACAGTATGGTCAAACATCCTCGTTTTGTTATGTGGTCTTTTCTACAATcctcatttattattttggtaCAGTACATTTGTTACATTACATCTTAATGTCATTTTATCGCCCACATTTTACTCTTAGAACCTGATTCTAATATTCAATGTCTCAAAAGGGCCATTCAAAACGAAGATGttctcatattttcacatattattcaaatgtttctTATCGTacagtttatgctcgtttttaACATGACACATTACACTTAAACTGGTTTTTGTCTGTTACATTCGTTTGGGAGTTATAGGGTGACGAAACCATGTCCTGAGGAACGTATCTGGAGCCTCATCCGCAAGGTCAACTGACTGTAAGCAAACATGAATCAAACTAGCGAAGTGTGCCGCAAATGCATGGGCTTTATCGCTGTTAGAAAGAATACGAACAGAACCGTTAGACATGCAAGGAGGAAGACGATTACATTAACGTTTACAATTGACGAATTTCCAGAAACTTCGCGGGTTGGAATAAATTTGTGTCTGCATTCTCCTAACGTAACTAGCGTAAAGAACCATGTTCAATCGAATGTAGAGGTAGTTAATATGGAAATATTAAGGTAAAGGTAAAGTGGCTGACCCCCAGAGCTTGGAACGCTGAACACGATGACTTTTGCGGGGAATGCAGCCATGGAAAAGGTCCACTAACTTATTTCTAAACAGCAAAGCGCAACAATCTAAGTCCCTATCCTCAAAAATCTTATCCCAGTCGATTTCGTCAATCAACATGGAAAGTCTTTCatagttcgttttttttttaagttaagGTCGAGCGGGCGAACTATAGGTGCAGGCGATGATAAAATGGAACAGTTTATAGTTCGATGGATGCTAACAAGCAAAGCCGGATGATGAGCGTCGCAAGGAAGAAGGGCCAAATCAAGCATTCGTGAGCGAGTATTTAGAGTCGTGTTTTTCTGCACTAGTCCATGTAGATTCAAAACGTTCAAACACACGTTCAAAACGTTCAAACACACGGTAGATTCAAACGTTCAAAACAAGACCAGCTGGCTGATTGAAATCGCTTAGAAGCAGCATATGATCATCCAGCTTTGACTGCTCCAGAAAGTCTCCAATAGTGCCACTCAGAGCGTGCAGCACCGCTGGTGATGTGCATAAAACAGGTGGAAGATAAACTGCTCCAACCATGAACTTCATACTAACATGCTGAATCTTAAGCCAGATCTGTTCAAGTGACGTAGCGCGAGAGGGTAATGCACGGGCGATGACTGATGATGAAACGGCAACAAGGACGCCCCCGCCACGACGCTTATCACTGTTCCGGGAGTTGCGATCACATCGAAAAACAGTATAATCGGTGCTGACGAAGAGTGACGAAGGGATAGTCGGATCGAGCCAGGTCTCAATGAGGACAATAATATCATATTCGTTCTCTATAATCgaaagacagagagcgtcGAGCTTGAAACGCACACCACGGACATTCACATTTTAAAGAACTACTCGCAATAATTCCTTTCTGGAAACAAAACTTCATACAACAAAATTTGGGGCAACAACAAACTGCACATCTAACTTCACAACAACTATCGATTTTAGCAGACAAAAAACTTTACACAATTACATTTATTTGACAGTGATAAGTGAATTACACAATAAATACTACTAATTTACCACTAGCATTTACAGGTTAAGAACTGAGTTTATATTCCGTGTTAGAGTATGTCGCTtaaacagcaacagaaaatcatGTACCAACTTTGACCTCAAATTCAAAAACTTTAATAGAACATTGACAATAAACAGCATAATGTGCACTTGCTGCAAAGCAAACTGCTTTTCCAGTTATTTCATTAAAAGTTATTACTTGTCACTCATGGTTATTGGTTGTTTGAATCGGCTTTCGATATGAATTTTTATAAACTGTCTCTATGTGAACAAATGATGAATACCATTGCAAGAATGAAAACTCGGTAGTTTTGAAAGATATTCAGATTTCGTGTAGATAGTTGAACATGTAGAATAAACGGTTATTACAATCAACACATTTGCATCATGTTAATGCAATTACTTTTGTATTGTTCGTGAATGAAACGTGCTCTGCCCTGTTTTCTCTATGTCTAGTAATATTTACTATCTGTTATCTTTGTTTTTACAACTCCTCTTCGTCGGAAGATGAACTGGCAGGTATAGGTAACCATGCAACCCGATCCTTGTCGACAGCACTGTAGAAGGAATAGGTAaaagaattaataaatatttcttttgGAATTTACGCTCTTATTATAAAATTATCAGCTCTATAGATGTTCTTCCTATAAGTATCGAGAACTTTACCCTTAACagagtaaataaattattttttcgaGATACTCAAAGCCTCCTTTTGTAAACAGTTAAAAGagaattcttcgtttttcataTGTCAGAActgttcaacaacgcagtTCGAAAGGATCAGTTTAAGCCAGAGGTCTCAAATTAATTTCAGCATGTGATTCGCAGGAGAAAGTAACAGCTAGTCACCGGCCGCAGAGGAAAGTAACAGCTAGTCAGCGGGCCGCACAACacaaagaaaatgttttttcattcaattttataCACCTGtatttggtttggatttggGTGCTCCCCTGTTTGGGTGACCATTTGGGTCTTAGAAACGTGGCATGTCAATTTTtgcacccgtttttttttttttaactcaaCCCTTATCGTTCAACAACCACCGCATTCACCTGACTTAGCACCATGTTACTCCTGGTTATTCGCTAAATTAAGCCGCCCGTGGACACCGTTTTAAATGTATAAAGTGATCCGAAGCGAACGTGTATTCGAAAAAAATTGTATCCGTGATAAATACTTTGAGGCAGATGAAATTAATTAGGAAGAATAAATGAAGAGGGTTTAACTTATAAGCAATTTGTCGTTATTTTTTGGTCACAGCAGTATGCTAGATATCATTTCCTACAGATTTCCTATGCATTTTTTCTACGGACGCACTACGGATTTTTCTAAGAATGCTTTTCTTTCAGCTTTTTCTGCAGTTGGAGGAAAAAGGTCCACAAAATAATTCTTGGGCAGTAGAGATAGTGGGACCAACAAGGTTTTGCTTTTGACCAGGAAGTTGGTATCCAAGAGCCGATTGGGAAGGTGAAAATGTGCTCGCAACATCAGCCTTCACTCGAAGAAACGTCTCCACAAACAAATTGACAAACGAAGAAGTCCTCGGCACTGTGTTGTTAGTAGAATATCTGCATGGATTGCGTAGCGTTATAGTAAAATTATGATCGATACTTATAGAAAGGGCCATGCATAGGTTGGTTTTCATAAGCCGTAGTCTTTACATCATTATAAAATACAGTAAACTTCATGCATTATAGTTAAACGTGATATCATTGGAACAATATTTAGTTCGTTTAAATTGTAATATGATTTTTAACAACTGAAgcgtggatgatgatgatgatgcagacGATCATAACGATCTTTTTCGAATACTTTTCGCAATAAAACAAGCcttgtttcaataaaaatgttcTAACATGACCTGAAGTGCTTAAAACTTACTTACCATATCTGTATACTGGTAACAT encodes the following:
- the LOC131207640 gene encoding uncharacterized protein LOC131207640, with amino-acid sequence MDIKGSTMKMPTVGLILYFVLVSSLPYFVKCSDQKAPGRILPSLTLLPPRAIQSSETNSPINIFDTANIESNSYKGLVGRPGIDFPVLTHIPRTVFQCENHGNGYFADLETRCQVFHICDDGKKISFLCPNGTIFRQLDLICDWWFKVDCASTPNHYAESTEMLVQATRARLQSKHPIAQPINPNDQRLQIDLQYKRLLLDNMSSQHSHQLSAEIPIENEMKLNRRMDAVHLEEPAIGNFSGIVNRFRSRKGRTKKLFTSGTSDLPDRSQSASFASIAQKMFDTYYDNDQKLVKISGRFDERPDSDSNNTTEEKKSKEAAKTSNNNNALDYIPYTTARKLNLNGKFTQFYSPTVPTFLTRTAVTTNNGNDSRKSTSKTKNAETVDKQSYRQRSIDTQESVMDHAMEIMKTIESLKIEDIIKNGDAKVFAKTFNDQNPKTNNSRQTSGPSEVRSEHYLLHTPAINSKLKQDSVEFSLLNAERHKRPAQRKLDIDVGNRPLLTRNTLNAYDRLFYSKQIEKHTLNNNTGNDLTYIDSTLDHDLEGQASRYPVLGMTNSSQIRELAQIFTHALSAYLQDPIAFRQILTEIRPKAPTVFTIVDKSDTFGEVIDTTTSSPNIATVFYAPLKVEENLESSDLSDTITPLATTASSYSTLPTDLTTTQFRVGSQQRTYNSDAIKEGKSLSIQLITSRRNELADEVNGELGTQSSTNYFEHGSTYDKLRKTPHKLDSLYTTAPLNEGSYNVYSDMYTSKNYPDLSTTTQVQSSTSETTETVTTFKSLLRPPLKILTQALVLQTPKSTTILEDDEELQRAQSGSILGSSQRKKIYDRHDSSKYTIINLENFKHAYANAADTTTISTSPSTVGVNSFQTVNETTVPQNHSRSTTSYTVIFDPLTINDELMELHNPNPTIANLPASHQINQYILNDSYKSKSSLVSVTGTQTHQQTTASPSWSGTTYTDFAEPDLAGMQKKANEMFGDLSDAQANKLMSVMKMADTDTSMRKLILLLIRTCGDDPSASNDESRKALLDALINVEGVNTNSDPLSYRNEFILTRDAEHRQGRLLADVISNGNANGMNITGTTENYAASNDVQLENNTAHESSEVYADEEEFFKSQQQTSIYTTAATTIMQYASYDAETSYLPMDSTREGLPNKSDVKERTQITTQLPPDFQTTAEHTTTEPTTESTIAYGTTGLVHENVFPTTRIGDVSISSVESFESNRSDVEKDQHISTFHRHPKDLNDSFGDPSNNPRVNQFSSSHRSDTRALELLKSLYSLAARWG